The DNA region CTAGTGACTTATAACTTGATTATCAAACATTTTAAACCTTGGGGGTCCATATATttaatgagaaagaaacaaatgaaaatatcaaaccTTGCATCATTAAATGGGAAAGGTATTTACAAGCCAATGTAGTTTTTCTGTAGAGGAAATAATGATAAACCAAAATCTTTATGTTTCATATTGGGTAAATCTAATAAGTAAAACATTGAACAAAAAAGATAGCCATACACACAGGTAAATACAGCATTGTTAATGGCCATGAACGAAAACACACTTAAtttgaaatgaaacaaattaaCATATAAATCCCCACTTGTGCAATGAACAACATACAAAACacagaatgaggaaagaaaacattttctcatgAAGACTCAAACAAGACCATTAAggtagaaaaatattgaaaactatatagggttttatattttaacatttctgaTCTAAGCATTTGATATTGACAGACTAACCAGTAGTCTCCTTCCAGAGGTAGATTATGCCTTCTGTAGTCAACAGTTCTTATTTGCCTGTGTTGTATTTTATCTTGCTAAGATATCatggctttttcttttatgtgttagTGTGTCAATTTCTTATAATGTTCTGAATAACCGGAAATATTATACAACTGTGcagattaaattttttaaatttaagcacgtgtgtatagatatatagatataggaaatagatgaaaataaaaagtagataGCAAAGAAATGCTTGTAGGTGAAATAATGTATGGAatttgaaatacataaaaattcatAATTATGAACAAAATGGCCAACtttctaaaaaaacaaagcacaaaactAAGCATTTAGATCTTAAATGTTATACAATTACATAATATGAAACAGAAACACTGATGCAGACAAAAAGTATGAGGAGCACAAAATGCAGGTCAGAACCCTCAAATCTTTCTAATGTGTATTACTGTCTCCAGTCCTAGAAAGGTCTTGACAAGTATAATCCTGGACAAGAgatttaaactatttttctttcagttggcATTCATTAGGACATCTTAGTATGTATTGGTTCAGTCTGGCCCTCCACAACCTACACATTCCCCATCCCTCAAaccacacaaaatatatttttcagtattATAACAGATAGACATCTAATGTTAAAGATGAATGTGTAGTGTCTGGTATCATGAAAGGAATACAGACTTCTTCCTCTATGCTCAAATATTTAGAAAGGCATTAGTTCCCATATGAACTGTTAAACATGATGACAACCTGTTCTACTGACACCTGAACAATTTCAGGAAAGAAGATGCAGTTTGAACATTgaagttgtatgtgtgtgagagtggagGTGCATTCATTAAATACATGATAGGAAATATAATCAGATTAAATCCCCAATGGTGATTTGAGATTACTCTGTAATGGTCCTTATGTCTTCTACACAGGATCACCCCAAATAACTACCAATTTGTGATGGCCTTGATTTTTGGCATAGAGGAGATCAACAGAAACCCCATTCTTTTACCTAACATGACACTTGGATATAACATTTACAATGTTGGGTCCATTGAAAAAGAGACAGTACAAAGTTTGCTCATGTGGCTCACAGGGAAGAACAGACTCATTCCAAACTATACCTGCAAAACAGAGGAAATTTCTATGGCTGCAATCACGGGAATAACATGGGAAATTTCTTCCCTAATTGGCATATTTTTGGGTCTTTATAAATATCCACAGGTGAGTTTATATGgattggaagaaaggaaaatatactcATTGGATTTCATAGTTTCAGTACTAAGAAAAATCATAATGGgtatgattcattttattttttatggttttattgcattatgaggagaaaggttatatgatttcaatttatttaaattagttaacatttaaatacatattttacataaatagaattaaatcacattcttgtttctcttttgtacaccaacttctcccagagacccccttcaatacctataacatctttgtcatattccttaaagtttataaaatattataacaataaaaatgagtattataaaagttgtttgatattaaaACAGCCAGTTTAACAGACTTATTAGATACTTGCCTATAGCAATACcggaaatacatgtttttctccatATACAAtttaaacaactccaaacatattaactgtatatttaaaaataatacatcactactagtactttcttaaatgaacataaatatataaagtctttttgtttgtttgtttgttctgtattgAGTAGAGTTTAAatttttggctcttactgtggtacaagcccaaaataagaacaatttttagaccttggatttcattgtaacaaggctgtacttcaatgaccctcacatcaccaaaggatttatctccatcgtagctaaactgagagttgacagttctgctgcaccgaggaatgaattgtaggcatgatttttggatacagacttcctgctatggtcaaagtatttgacttgagtgagtgacttcattctcagcccacagagaacagcttacattcatttaagaaatggagtgtgtattaagatggtctatccacaaagtcattcaccaactgtttcaatgaacaatggttctgcttggaggatggcccAGCCATTAGGTGTGtgtaaaaatctggttcattagctgtgataatttggaaaagcatacatctcagagaaagagtaactttgaACAAGTCCTCTtgttcaaacttgatacaagacttACAaacattcaatctcactctttgtagttctttacaagccacctcccaatttaattgtctatgtttcttttaggtatataaatacttttgaaatatgtaagctgtactgaaaaccatagtatagtgtaaaaacatgaaataaacaatactactaatagagaggctaagctagtagaagcaagatctcaagaccattatgttgtacacagcaagacactgtcacgaacaaacaagctgaaggtgtatatggattgtacaatatttgaCCTATGTCTCCAATTAtccaattagagagaccattggatgacaatcaacaaaattctaatcctcatatttttggatttcaatcaattaggatatgttggttatattaattttcatattaagatattaagaaaaagtaattgttacttcctgttgtttttttgcattttgttttatttgctgatttttttttgttgtatattaggtttgtgtgggtttgtggaaaaattactttcttgcttcttctagggtgtagttttgctccttatgttgctgttttccatctattatcctttataaagatgtatttgtggaaagatattgtgtaaattttgttttggaatagaatatcttgttttttccatctatggtaatcgagagttttgctgggtatagtagtctgggctggcatttgtattcttgtagggtctgtatgacatctgcccaggatcttctagctttcatagtctctggtgagaacgctggtgtaattctgataggcctgcctttatatgttacttaacctcttgcccttactgcttttaaaattctttcttcatttagtgcatttggtgtttttattattatgtgatgggaggaatttcttttctggtccagtttatttggagttctgtaggcttcttgtatattcatgggcatctctttctttatgttagggaagttttcttctataattttgtgaaagatatttactggcccattaccttgggagtcttcactctcttctatacctattatccttagatttggttttcTGATTGCATCCTGGACTTCCTGAATGTTCTgagttagaagctttttgctttttgcattttctttgactgttgtgtcaatattttccatagtgtcttctgcccctgagattctctcttctatctcttgtattctgttggtgatgcttgcatctgtcaCTCGtgatttctttcctagcttttgtatctccagggttgtctctctttctgatttctttattgtttctatttccatttttagattctggatggttttgctcatttccttcacctgtttaattgtgttttcttgtagttctttaaagaaatttttgtgtttcctcttgaaggacttctagctgtttacctgtgttctcctgtatttctttgagggtgctatttatgtctttcttaaagtcctgtatcatcaccatgagaagtgttTTTATGTCTGAATCTTTGCTTTCCAGTTTGATGGTGTAtacaggacttgctatagtgggagtattgggttctgatgacacCATGTaactttgttttgtgttgcttatatttttaggCTTGcccaccaccatctggttatctttagaactacctgcccttgctaaacctgactggagcctgtccttcctctgattctggttgtgtcagaacttctaaGAGTCATGGTATCTGTGTCATCCTATGATTCctggattctgtgatcctgggttagttagatcacctggaagtggagcttcctgtaGGTGTTTTAGGACcacagagtttgtgcccaaggactgctcagggcaccagtcaGCCAAGAAGCAACCTGAGGCACAGGGTTTgcagtgttcctgtgtgcctggtcctgctggtcccagttattcccggtgttgggacagatgtcatgttctcctcacctctgatcctgggcctatTATAGTGcctggtagtggagcttcctcttgatgttgtgggactggctgcagagtttatgcccaaggtctgctcagggcactggcctacTCAGACAGATGGAAAGCAACCCAAGcaactgggctggtggagttcttgtttgcctggtcccactggtcccagttactcctggtgttgtcATTTTTGTATGATTCAAAATAGCAATATTTTACTGGAAGATGGCCCAAGAGTCTAGAATGGTTTCTGTGTAATCAAAAGGATGAAAATTCACATGCCAGCCTCAAACATATCCTCATGGTAGCAAAGCAGACACACTATAATCCCTGTGGCTTCTTATCTTATAACCAGGTCAAACAACATGAATCCCAGGGATGAAGAGAGGCCCTACCTCAAGAAGAATATGGGGAAAAATGTAGAGAACACTTGATGCCCTTTTTTAgccttcacatgcatacatatggtgTATGGACTGTAGAAagctgtgcacacacacttttatGCACACAAACAATGTCAATTGACTGAGTGTCCAAACATTCATTCAAAATATAGTTTTATGCTACATTCTTTGTAACttattactatatttatttattactccTGTTTGAAATATACATAGAGGACTCAAGATATACACATGTGTCTACAATTGAATTGACTATTTAAACTCTTTTTTATGAATCACATCCCAGTACTTTAAGTTTGACTTtaagttgattttaaaaataaatttggcaTCCTAAACTTTAAGTTACTGTTTTATATGCAATGATTCTGGGATTTTCAGTTTCCTCATTAATGTCTATCCCTGTTTTCAATTTTACAGCTGAGCATTGGACCTTTTGAGCCATGTAAGAAAAACTCTGTGAAGTTTCCTTTTTTGTATCAGATGGCTGCCAAAGAATCTTCTTTGGCATTAGGCATGGTCTCATTGTCCATTTCAGATGGAATTGGGTGGGGCTGATCATCTCAGAGGATGAGAATCATGTTAACTTTGTCACAGACTTGATcccagaaatggaaagaaatacagTCTGTCTAGCCTTCATGGAATTTATCCCAGTTTCTTCCTTGAAAGTCACGGGACGTATTTTTGAATACCCTACTCAGATTTTGAGAAACCCAGGAAAAGTTGTTATCATTTATGCTAATACTGACTCTTCTTTAGGTGTGCTGTTTAAAATATGGCAATATATGCTTCCATGGAGAATATGGGTCACCACTTCACAATGGGAAATCCTTACTTCTATGAGACATTTCATTCTTGATTCATTCCATGGGACTCTCATCTTTTCACAACACCATCATGAGGTTTCTAGTTTTAAAGAGTTTGTAAATACAGTGAACCCTTCCAAATACCCCGATGACATTTTCCTTGCAAGACTGTGGGAGATGTACTTTGATTGTGAAATATCTAACATTAactataaatcattaaaaaattgtTCATCTAGAGGTACATTGGGATTGTTACCTTCATACCACTTTGACATAGACATAAGCATTGGCAGTTACCATGCATACAATGCTGTATATGCTGTGGTCTACACCATTCACAAGATGCTTATTCAAGAAGTAGATGTAAGAGGAataagaaatggaggaagaatgaAATTTCCCCCCTTGAaggtaatgtttttttttttttcatcctgtaTAGTGTTACCAATGTAACTTCTTAAAAATGGCCCACAGGTACCATAAACAAACACAATAGGGTTCTTTATAGAAGACCAGTTTTCTAGACTATTTTATTGACTGGAAGGAAAATCTGTACCTGGGTGAAATTCACAATCAACTTGCCAATCTCATAGAAATAAACACCTAGGAACTAAAGGTTTTGTTAAAGGTTCTGTCTGTTTCCTTCCCTTCTAAGGTACTCAACAGTAAGACCTGGATCTCTTCTTACCTTGTCTTATATATGAAAAAGAGTGACATGTTATTTTAATGTTCTAAAGACTGTACAGTACCACTAAGTCAAATATTCTTAAAAACTCTCATGAATCTGTGTCAAATATAGATACTTTCTTAggtttgtttcatttgttctCATAAAATATGTAGAAGGCCAAATATGGAAATGGAATATTTTGCTCCTAATAAGTCATTATAGACCAGTATCAGGAGGGACTCAGTTTGACATAATTTTAAGGAAGCTTTCCACATGAATTTTCATGTTCAAGAACAAGTAGTTATGATCAAACTATTCCTCAATTGCCTCAATTCAGTGTATTCAGTCCAGGCACAGATTATGATATGAGCCTGCTAAAACTCAGAATGGGTATACACATCTCAGTTAACCCAAGTTACAAAGCTCTTAGATATGCTCAGAGTCCAATTTATCCTAGACTCTGATAACTCAAAACCAGATGCCTATAGACAATCAGTCTCATATCATAAGCTTTGCTCATCAGTGCTGAAAATCAGTAGGATGCATGAAGAATATGAAATGTATTTCAGTACTCTGTTAACATACTATTATTGTACTTATGATGCTAACTCAAAGTACGTGTacatatttttcaaacatttgtgTGCAATGTTATTTCATTTTGGGGGGGttcaatgaaaatacaaatgtgaAATAGATCAGACCTTctcttaacaataaaaattaccattatgaatcataaatCTCCGTCAGCTGAACTCCATACTGAAGAACACTAAATTCTTGAATCCTGGTGGAGATCCAATAACTTTGAATCCTTCAAATAAATTGCATGTAGATTATGATATTCTGAACCCCTGGGATTTCCCACAAGGTCTTGCATATAAAGTGAAAGTAGGAACATTTTTTCCACATTTTCTGCCTGGTCAACAATTGTCAATTTCTAAGGACAGGATAGAGTGGAGCATAGGAAAGGAACAAGAGGTGAGTGGAATCTTACACTATTCTGTAACAACACAattaaaaaccatgaaaaaaaaccCTTTGGTGAGCCTCATGCCTCCTCATAAATTAAAAGATGACTTCACTGCCAAAGTTACAAACTTACTTTCCAGGTTCCtatatttttcatgtgtttattattGCAAAGAATCACTAATTTCCTACCAATGTTAAGCATGATTCTAAAactatgtatatctatatatacatatgtatatgaatataatgTTCATAAGCTAATTGATAGTGTGTATTTATAGGCACATATAAGCATGCATAATATCAAATGTATTATAACCCAATGCTGTCATATAACtaatttactatgttaattcttttttttttttatggtcctggagggtgggggagcatttttattcaaaccaccacaatcagGATgataaatgaattctttttttttctttaagatattttctttatttacatgtaaatttctccattcccagtttcccctgaaaaaaaacaaagaaacaaacaaaaacaacaaaaacaaacccctgttccctcccacttccccatgcctgcNNNNNNNNNNNNNNNNNNNNNNNNNNNNNNNNNNNNNNNNNNNNNNNNNNNNNNNNNNNNNNNNNNNNNNNNNNNNNNNNNNNNNNNNNNNNNNNNNNNNNNNNNNNNNNNNNNNNNNNNNNNNNNNNNNNNNNNNNNNNNNNNNNNNNNNNNNNNNNNNNNNNNNNNNNNNNNNNNNNNNNNNNNNNNNNNNNNNNNNNNNNNNNNNNNNNNNNNNNNNNNNNNNNNNNNNNNNNNNNNNNNNNNNNNNNNNNNNNNNNNNNNNNNNNNNNNNNNNNNNNNNNNNNNNNNNNNNNNNNNNNNNNNNNNNNNNNNNNNNNNNNNNNNNNNNNNNNNNNNNNNNNNNNNNNNNNNNNNNNNNNNNNNNNNNNNNNNNNNNNNNNNNNNNNNNNNNNNNNNNNNNNNNNNNNNNNNNNNNNNNNNNNNNNNNNNNNNNNNNNNNNNNNNNNNNNNNNNNNNNNNNNNNNNNNNNNNNNNNNNNNNNNNNNNNNNNNNNNNNNNNNNNNNNNNNNNNNNNNNNNNNNNNNNNNNNNNNNNNNNNNNNNNNNNNNNNNNNNNNNNNNNNNNNNNNNNNNNNNNNNNNNNNNNNNNNNNNNNNNNNNNNNNNNNNNNNNNNNNNNNNNNNNNNNNNNNNNNNNNNNNNNNNNNNNNNNNNNNNNNNNNNNNNNNNNNNNNNNNNNNNNNNNNNNNNNNNNNNNNNNNNNNNNNNNNNNNNNNNNNNNNNNNNNNNNNNNNNNNNNNNNNNNNNNNNNNNNNNNNNNNNNNNNNNNNNNNNNNNNNNNNNNNNNNNNNNNNNNNNNNNNNNNNNNNNNNNNNNNNNNNNNNNNNNNNNNNNNNNNNNNNNNNNNNNNNNNNNNNNNNNNNNNNNNNNNNNNNNNNNNNNNNNNNNNNNNNNNNNNNNNNNNNNNNNNNNNNNNNNNNNNNNNNNNNNNNNNNNNNNNNNNNNNNNNNNNNNNNNNNNNNNNNNNNNNNNNNNNNNNNNNNNNNNNNNNNNNNNNNNNNNNNNNNNNNNNNNNNNNNNNNNNNNNNNNNNNNNNNNNNNNNNNNNNNNNNNNNNNNNNNNNNNNNNNNNNNNNNNNNNNNNNNNNNNNNNNNNNNNNNNNNNNNNNNNNNNNNNNNNNNNNNNNNNNNNNNNNNNNNNNNNNNNNNNNNNNNNNNNNNNNNNNNNNNNNNNNNNNNNNNNNNNNNNNNNNNNNNNNNNNNNNNNNNNNNNNNNNNNNNNNNNNNNNNNNNNNNNNNNNNNNNNNNNNNNNNNNNNNNNNNNNNNNNNNNNNNNNNNNNNNNNNNNNNNNNNNNNNNNNNNNNNNNNNNNNNNNNNNNNNNNNNNNNNNNNNNNNNNNNNNNNNNNNNNNNNNNNNNNNNNNNNNNNNNNNNNNNNNNNNNNNNNNNNNNNNNNNNNNNNNNNNNNNNNNNNNNNNNNNNNNNNNNNNNNNNNNNNNNNNNNNNNNNNNNNNNNNNNNNNNNNNNNNNNNNNNNNNNNNNNNNNNNNNNNNNNNNNNNNNNNNNNNNNNNNNNNNNNNNNNNNNNNNNNNNNNNNNNNNNNNNNNNNNNNNNNNNNNNNNNNNNNNNNNNNNNNNNNNNNNNNNNNNNNNNNNNNNNNNNNNNNNNNNNNNNNNNNNNNNNNNNNNNNNNNNNNNNNNNNNNNNNNNNNNNNNNNNNNNNNNNNNNNNNNNNNNNNNNNNNNNNNNNNNNNNNNNNNNNNNNNNNNNNNNNNNNNNNNNNNNNNNNNNNNNNNNNNNNNNNNNNNNNNNNNNNNNNNNNNNNNNNNNNNNNNNNNNNNNNNNNNNNNNNNNNNNNNNNNNNNNNNNNNNNNNNNNNNNNNNNNNNNNNNNNNNNNNNNNNNNNNNNNNNNNNNNNNNNNNNNNNNNNNNNNNNNNNNNNNNNNNNNNNNNNNNNNNNNNNNNNNNNNNNNNNNNNNNNNNNNNNNNNNNNNNNNNNNNNNNNNNNNNNNNNNNNNNNNNNNNNNNNNNNNNNNNNNNNNNNNNNNNNNNNNNNNNNNNNNNNNNNNNNNNNNNNNNNNNNNNNNNNNNNNNNNNNNNNNNNNNNNNNNNNNNNNNNNNNNNNNNNNNNNNNNNNNNNNNNNNNNNNNNNNNNNNNNNNNNNNNNNNNNNNNNNNNNNNNNNNNNNNNNNNNNNNNNNNNNNNNNNNNNNNNNNNNNNNNNNNNNNNNNNNNNNNNNNNNNNNNNNNNNNNNNNNNNNNNNNNNNNNNNNNNNNNNNNNNNNNNNNNNNNNNNNNNNNNNNNNNNNNNNNNNNNNNNNNNNNNNNNNNNNNNNNNNNNNNNNNNNNNNNNNNNNNNNNNNNNNNNNNNNNNNNNNNNNNNNNNNNNNNNNNNNNNNNNNNNNNNNNNNNNNNNNNNNNNNNNNNNNNNNNNNNNNNNNNNNNNgaattttattgagtatttttgcatcgatattcataaaggagattggtctgaagttttctttcttcgttagttTCTAGCTAGTCCTAAAAGTGTATTTTCATTGAGTTTTCAAATTATTGTACTCTGCTTTAATGATTTTTTCTATTACTAAATACTAGATTTAAGCTATAAATGATAACACGTATCCACATTGTATTTTCATTGTAGCAAGTAAGCTTGGTTTTCCTTTACTGAGAGCCCATCTAGTTAATCAGTGACTTAGTGcttaaagacagagtttctctgtgtggcccaaATTGTCCTTGAACTCGTGATATTCTGCCATGaacttgcatttttttctagGTAAGTATTAGCCTTGCACCTAAGTAATAATATTCTAACTACTAAGACAAGGGTCTTTCTAGattttgcctctcccttacctcagaaaattttggttctttttattaGCAATTACAAAAATTCTACAAACATATCCAATTATAATTCTATCCCTCTacattctataattttaaaaattatt from Mastomys coucha isolate ucsf_1 unplaced genomic scaffold, UCSF_Mcou_1 pScaffold22, whole genome shotgun sequence includes:
- the LOC116104685 gene encoding LOW QUALITY PROTEIN: vomeronasal type-2 receptor 116-like (The sequence of the model RefSeq protein was modified relative to this genomic sequence to represent the inferred CDS: inserted 1 base in 1 codon), which produces MEQGLKEWITLVLKETLTIPTLLFFFFTLKLPMLLCKLFSRECFVSYLDNVYQDGDMVISAFLPFYTYQTSQHTKGADNIDLSTRITPNNYQFVMALIFGIEEINRNPILLPNMTLGYNIYNVGSIEKETVQSLLMWLTGKNRLIPNYTCKTEEISMAAITGITWEISSLIGIFLGLYKYPQLSIGPFEPCKKNSVKFPFLYQMAAKESSLALGMVSXVHFRWNWVGLIISEDENHVNFVTDLIPEMERNTVCLAFMEFIPVSSLKVTGRIFEYPTQILRNPGKVVIIYANTDSSLGVLFKIWQYMLPWRIWVTTSQWEILTSMRHFILDSFHGTLIFSQHHHEVSSFKEFVNTVNPSKYPDDIFLARLWEMYFDCEISNINYKSLKNCSSRGTLGLLPSYHFDIDISIGSYHAYNAVYAVVYTIHKMLIQEVDVRGIRNGGRMKFPPLKLNSILKNTKFLNPGGDPITLNPSNKLHVDYDILNPWDFPQGLAYKVKVGTFFPHFLPGQQLSISKDRIEWSIGKEQETHSRSPKDNQNSLTPGAST